Proteins from one Cyprinus carpio isolate SPL01 chromosome B15, ASM1834038v1, whole genome shotgun sequence genomic window:
- the ankrd49 gene encoding ankyrin repeat domain-containing protein 49 isoform X2, whose amino-acid sequence MDFPEDFNQLDLLESHGHMIPVGSKSGWVDEEEGDDDETCHTEEWYQQQEFKLQNTPTELILWAAERNRLDTVEHLLALDPTLANCQDSDGYTPLHRAAYSGHYAVVSALLNAGANLHARTTDGWMPLHSACRWGHATVASCLLNWGAEVNALTAGRLTPLQLAAGNTAAGQTIELLLSQRTLQAGLKNSAGETAYDIAHRTSEHHRLFEMAEPCNKIY is encoded by the exons ATGGATTTTCCAGAAGACTTTAACCAGCTTGACTTGCTGGAGTCTCATGGTCACATGATCCCAGTAGGGTCAAAGAGCGGCTGGGTGGATGAGGAGGAAGGAGATGATGATGAAACTTGTCACACTGAAGAATGGTATCAGCAACAGGAGTTTAAATTACAAAACACTCCAACTGAACTGATATTATGGGCCGCTGAGAGGAACAGA ttAGACACAGTAGAACATCTCCTCGCATTGGACCCAACACTTGCTAATTGTCAAGATAGTGATGGGTACACCCCTCTACACCGTGCTGCTTACAGTGGCCATTATGCCGTGGTTTCTGCTCTTTTGAATGCTGGAGCGAATCTTCATGCAAGAACTACTGATGGTTGGATGCCGCTACATAGCGCCTGTCGCTGGGGTCATGCCACTGTAGCTTCGTGTCTTTTGAATTGGGGGGCAGAGGTCAATGCCTTGACAGCAGGGCGACTCACACCCCTACAACTGGCTGCTGGAAATACTGCAGCTGGGCAGACGATTGAGTTATTGCTGTCACAGCGCACCCTACAGGCAGGATTGAAAAACAGTGCAGGAGAGACTGCTTATGACATTGCACATCGCACAAGTGAACATCACAGGCTGTTTGAGATGGCAGAGCCTTGTAATAAAATATACTGA
- the ankrd49 gene encoding ankyrin repeat domain-containing protein 49 isoform X1, producing the protein MGDAKNYISQRQARFRTRSVYVVSYVLNVKKASYRLSLSLALKVDSVMDFPEDFNQLDLLESHGHMIPVGSKSGWVDEEEGDDDETCHTEEWYQQQEFKLQNTPTELILWAAERNRLDTVEHLLALDPTLANCQDSDGYTPLHRAAYSGHYAVVSALLNAGANLHARTTDGWMPLHSACRWGHATVASCLLNWGAEVNALTAGRLTPLQLAAGNTAAGQTIELLLSQRTLQAGLKNSAGETAYDIAHRTSEHHRLFEMAEPCNKIY; encoded by the exons ATGGGCGACgcaaaaaactacatttcccagcgtCAAGCCCGTTTCCGTACTAGATCTGTGTATGTTGTGTCGTACGTACTCAATGTGAAAAAGGCTAGCTATCG tctctcgctctctcttgcTCTAAAGGTGGACTCAGTGATGGATTTTCCAGAAGACTTTAACCAGCTTGACTTGCTGGAGTCTCATGGTCACATGATCCCAGTAGGGTCAAAGAGCGGCTGGGTGGATGAGGAGGAAGGAGATGATGATGAAACTTGTCACACTGAAGAATGGTATCAGCAACAGGAGTTTAAATTACAAAACACTCCAACTGAACTGATATTATGGGCCGCTGAGAGGAACAGA ttAGACACAGTAGAACATCTCCTCGCATTGGACCCAACACTTGCTAATTGTCAAGATAGTGATGGGTACACCCCTCTACACCGTGCTGCTTACAGTGGCCATTATGCCGTGGTTTCTGCTCTTTTGAATGCTGGAGCGAATCTTCATGCAAGAACTACTGATGGTTGGATGCCGCTACATAGCGCCTGTCGCTGGGGTCATGCCACTGTAGCTTCGTGTCTTTTGAATTGGGGGGCAGAGGTCAATGCCTTGACAGCAGGGCGACTCACACCCCTACAACTGGCTGCTGGAAATACTGCAGCTGGGCAGACGATTGAGTTATTGCTGTCACAGCGCACCCTACAGGCAGGATTGAAAAACAGTGCAGGAGAGACTGCTTATGACATTGCACATCGCACAAGTGAACATCACAGGCTGTTTGAGATGGCAGAGCCTTGTAATAAAATATACTGA